The Caldisericia bacterium genome segment GTAAATGGAAAACCTGTAAGTGTGGAGATAGAAGGGTGGGAAAAACTTCTTGATATATTAAGAGACTACCTTAATCTTACAGGTGCAAAAAGAGGTTGTGATGACGCCACATGTGGTGCATGTGTTGTAGTGGTAAATGGTGAAGCTGTAAAAAGTTGCATCTACCCAGCAAAAAAATTGGAAGGAGCAGAAGTAATCACAATTGAAGGATTAACTGATGGTAAAAACCTTCATCCAATACAACAAGCTCTTATAGATAGTGGCGCAGTTCAATGTGGATTTTGTACTCCAGGAATCATACTGGAGCTATATGCCCTGTTTAATAAAAATATAGATGCTACCGAAGAAGAGATACTTAAAGCTCTCAAAA includes the following:
- a CDS encoding (2Fe-2S)-binding protein; the encoded protein is MGEKINFTVNGKPVSVEIEGWEKLLDILRDYLNLTGAKRGCDDATCGACVVVVNGEAVKSCIYPAKKLEGAEVITIEGLTDGKNLHPIQQALIDSGAVQCGFCTPGIILELYALFNKNIDATEEEILKALKNHLCRCTGYESILEGAKLAQKYLKEGRIPK